The Acidobacteriota bacterium genome includes a window with the following:
- a CDS encoding NADH-quinone oxidoreductase subunit M, producing MNFLLNVVLFLPAAGAVALLAISRRRPRAVRMAALVFSLLAFALSIPLALFFSPSTSGMQFVTDMPWITSPSIRYHIGMDGLSLFLVLLTTFLTVLCVLISWRSVNEHVKEFHFFLLFLATAAMGVFVSLDLFLFYVFWEAALVPMYFLVGVWGHENRIYAAQKFFLYTVAGSLLMLVGILWLYQRFGTFDYEYIMAALTSGAVRFSNTEELWLFLAFFIAFAIKVPMFPLHTWLPDAHVEAPTAGSVMLAGVMLKMGTYGLIRFCLPLFPNASHSLAPAINALAIIGILYGSLVALVQPDMKKLIAYSSIAHLGFVVLGIFSFNQAALEGATYQMVNHGVSTGALFLLTGMLYDRVHTRRISDLGGLATPLPLLTAMFLVTTLSSIGLPLLNNFVGEFLILVGVFDQHVTSAILASVGVFLSAAYMLWMFQRVFYGEPKPSYSGLLDLDRREKLILLPTVALMLFMGIAPSFFLQKMDLPAAKLMDRLGQVQLEVRKDSSSKDAPAPDQTGYQIAKGEHDRP from the coding sequence ATGAACTTTTTGCTCAATGTTGTTTTATTTCTTCCCGCCGCTGGCGCAGTCGCGCTTCTGGCAATTTCGCGCCGCCGTCCGAGAGCGGTCCGCATGGCGGCACTGGTCTTTTCGCTGCTGGCATTCGCTCTTTCAATCCCCCTGGCGCTGTTCTTTTCGCCCAGCACCAGCGGGATGCAGTTCGTCACGGACATGCCCTGGATCACCTCTCCATCCATTCGGTATCACATTGGGATGGACGGCCTCAGCTTGTTTCTGGTTTTGTTGACCACCTTCCTAACCGTGCTGTGCGTGCTGATCTCCTGGCGTTCCGTGAATGAGCACGTCAAAGAGTTCCACTTCTTTCTATTGTTTCTCGCGACTGCTGCGATGGGCGTCTTCGTGTCTCTTGATCTGTTCCTCTTCTACGTGTTTTGGGAAGCGGCGCTAGTGCCCATGTATTTCCTGGTGGGTGTCTGGGGACACGAGAATCGGATCTACGCCGCACAGAAGTTTTTCCTCTACACAGTCGCGGGATCGCTGCTGATGCTGGTAGGAATTTTGTGGCTCTACCAGCGCTTCGGCACATTCGATTACGAATACATTATGGCCGCCCTGACCAGCGGCGCGGTCCGCTTCAGCAACACCGAGGAACTGTGGCTCTTCCTGGCCTTCTTCATCGCATTCGCCATTAAAGTCCCCATGTTCCCGCTGCACACCTGGCTCCCTGACGCGCATGTGGAAGCGCCCACGGCGGGCTCCGTGATGCTCGCCGGCGTCATGCTCAAGATGGGCACATACGGCCTGATCCGCTTCTGTCTGCCGCTTTTCCCCAATGCGAGCCATAGCCTGGCTCCTGCCATCAACGCGCTGGCCATCATCGGGATACTCTACGGATCACTGGTTGCCCTGGTGCAGCCGGACATGAAGAAGCTGATTGCGTATTCATCGATCGCGCATTTAGGCTTTGTGGTTCTGGGGATTTTTTCTTTCAATCAGGCCGCGCTGGAAGGCGCGACTTATCAGATGGTCAACCATGGCGTATCCACCGGCGCGCTCTTCCTTCTGACCGGAATGCTTTATGACCGTGTGCATACGCGTCGCATCTCCGATCTGGGTGGACTCGCCACGCCGCTTCCCCTGCTCACGGCCATGTTCCTGGTGACCACTCTTTCCAGCATTGGCCTGCCACTGCTGAATAACTTCGTCGGTGAATTCCTGATTCTTGTCGGTGTATTTGACCAGCATGTTACTTCTGCAATCCTAGCTTCGGTGGGAGTATTTCTTTCCGCCGCATATATGCTCTGGATGTTCCAACGCGTATTTTATGGCGAGCCGAAACCGTCTTATTCCGGATTGCTCGATTTGGATCGACGCGAAAAATTAATCCTGTTGCCAACCGTTGCGCTGATGCTCTTTATGGGGATCGCCCCATCATTTTTCCTGCAGAAGATGGACCTGCCAGCCGCCAAATTGATGGATCGACTGGGCCAAGTCCAATTGGAAGTCCGCAAGGACTCATCGAGCAAGGATGCACCCGCGCCGGATCAGACCGGATACCAGATCGCCAAGGGGGAACATGACCGCCCTTGA
- a CDS encoding NADH-quinone oxidoreductase subunit N, which yields MTALDLAAILPIGILTITAIICMMMGTVRRETAASLCSTISLAGLAAASAAVIYQRSYSGLAFVDTLSVDPYARYFQLLFLVVAALVGLASREYLWREGMAIGEYYALMLFATAGMCLMAAANDLMVIFIGLEISSLSSYILVGMRRNDAASSESSLKYFLLGSFATAFFLYGVALLYGVSGSTKLTAIRAFLYGGQNAIPASAALGEHPVLETAAMQSQFGFTGSMDLLLGAAIALIFVGLAFKISAVPFQAWTPDVYQGAPAPVAAMLSTAPKAAAFAAFIRIFMVSLGASAAQWSHLLWATALLTMTVGNLAALWQSNLKRLLAYSSIAHAGYMLVAFTSGSTDGITAILFYLVGYAFMNIGAFIVITHVAGPGERLTELDDYAGLGFRSPALAALLTIFMLSLIGIPLTAGFFGKFYIFRAALDSGLLWLTIFGVLNSAVAAYYYLRILVAMYMKQPTDSAAPVADMPAGVRTAVIVCAAATLLIGVQPRAVLRMAEYAAQWLPQL from the coding sequence ATGACCGCCCTTGATCTGGCCGCCATACTGCCCATTGGAATTCTCACCATCACCGCCATCATCTGCATGATGATGGGAACCGTGCGCAGAGAAACCGCGGCTTCCCTGTGCAGCACGATTTCGCTGGCCGGACTGGCCGCCGCGTCAGCCGCAGTGATCTATCAGCGAAGTTACAGCGGCTTGGCCTTTGTGGACACTCTCTCCGTGGACCCCTACGCCAGATACTTTCAATTATTGTTCCTGGTGGTAGCCGCGCTGGTTGGATTGGCTTCCCGCGAATATCTGTGGCGCGAAGGCATGGCCATTGGGGAATACTATGCCCTGATGCTGTTTGCCACGGCGGGAATGTGCCTGATGGCGGCGGCCAACGACCTGATGGTTATCTTCATCGGCCTGGAAATTTCCTCATTATCGAGCTACATTCTTGTCGGCATGCGGCGCAACGATGCGGCTTCCAGCGAGTCGTCGCTCAAATATTTTCTGCTGGGATCATTCGCCACCGCCTTCTTCCTGTATGGTGTCGCGCTGCTATATGGCGTAAGCGGCTCCACAAAACTAACCGCGATTCGCGCCTTCCTCTATGGTGGACAGAACGCCATTCCCGCTTCCGCAGCCTTGGGGGAACATCCTGTACTGGAAACTGCTGCAATGCAAAGTCAGTTCGGATTCACCGGCTCAATGGATTTACTGCTCGGCGCTGCCATCGCCCTGATTTTTGTCGGACTGGCCTTCAAGATTTCTGCCGTCCCGTTTCAGGCCTGGACCCCTGACGTTTACCAGGGCGCGCCCGCGCCGGTGGCGGCCATGCTATCGACAGCGCCCAAAGCCGCCGCGTTCGCAGCCTTCATCCGCATCTTCATGGTGAGCCTGGGAGCCAGCGCGGCGCAGTGGTCGCATCTGCTGTGGGCGACCGCGCTGCTGACCATGACGGTGGGAAATCTGGCCGCTCTTTGGCAATCGAACCTCAAGCGCCTACTTGCCTACTCATCCATCGCTCATGCTGGGTACATGCTCGTGGCCTTCACCTCAGGCTCCACCGATGGTATCACCGCGATTCTTTTTTACCTGGTCGGCTACGCCTTCATGAACATCGGCGCATTTATTGTGATTACTCACGTGGCTGGTCCCGGGGAGCGGTTAACAGAGTTGGACGACTATGCCGGGTTGGGATTCCGTTCGCCTGCCCTGGCTGCCTTGCTGACGATATTCATGCTTTCACTCATCGGAATCCCGCTCACCGCAGGATTTTTCGGTAAGTTCTACATCTTCCGCGCTGCGCTGGATTCGGGTCTGCTTTGGCTAACCATATTCGGCGTGTTGAACAGCGCGGTAGCTGCCTATTATTATCTCCGTATACTCGTGGCCATGTATATGAAGCAGCCAACCGACTCCGCGGCCCCAGTCGCTGATATGCCAGCTGGCGTACGAACAGCGGTAATTGTCTGTGCGGCTGCTACTCTGCTAATTGGCGTACAACCGCGCGCGGTGTTGCGGATGGCTGAGTACGCCGCGCAATGGCTGCCGCAACTTTAA
- a CDS encoding phenylacetate--CoA ligase family protein gives MTSKTNKKPRNIYHDRAVEIMPRKQLEKLQDRLLRKLQTVSLQSNPFYRAKFKAAGVRTPVPLSRLSDLPFTTKSELMADQLAHPPFGSDLAYPVADYTRMHQTSGTTGAPVRWLDTAESWGAFVEQWCFVYRGAGITRGDRVFAAFSFGPFSGFWTGFEASYRIGALAITGGGQTSEQRIATMQATQPTVLICTPTYALRLAEVAVTMGVDPAKLGLRASIHAGEPGAGIPSTRRKIEQTWGVRAYDHCGMTEMGAVGFECQHQLGPHVNEAHFILEVIDPKTGKQVGAGERGEIVLTNLRRAESPLIRYRTGDLAEATYTRCSCRRTFALLRGGLLGRADDMITIRGINVFPAAIENILRRFPEIVEFQGEVTREREMAELTLHLETDRLKDAQLPAFAEKVISALHVSLNLRPAVKFAASGTLPRAEMKSRRFRVTPAKS, from the coding sequence ATGACTTCCAAGACCAACAAGAAACCTCGAAACATCTATCACGATCGCGCTGTCGAGATCATGCCTCGCAAGCAACTGGAGAAGCTACAGGACCGATTGTTGCGCAAGCTCCAGACAGTTTCGCTGCAGAGCAATCCCTTCTATCGGGCAAAGTTCAAAGCGGCGGGAGTTCGTACGCCCGTTCCCTTGAGCCGACTCTCCGATCTGCCCTTTACCACTAAGTCCGAGTTAATGGCGGATCAGCTTGCGCATCCGCCGTTTGGTTCGGACCTGGCCTACCCCGTGGCCGATTACACGCGCATGCACCAGACGTCTGGGACTACCGGCGCGCCCGTGCGCTGGCTGGACACCGCTGAGAGTTGGGGTGCCTTTGTCGAGCAGTGGTGCTTTGTCTATCGTGGAGCAGGCATCACGCGCGGCGACCGAGTTTTCGCAGCGTTCTCTTTCGGTCCCTTCAGCGGTTTCTGGACTGGTTTTGAGGCTTCCTATCGCATCGGAGCACTGGCCATTACCGGCGGGGGGCAAACCAGTGAGCAGCGGATAGCCACCATGCAGGCCACTCAACCAACGGTCCTGATCTGCACTCCAACCTACGCACTGCGCCTGGCTGAAGTGGCGGTCACGATGGGTGTGGACCCGGCAAAGTTGGGGTTGCGAGCCAGCATCCACGCTGGAGAACCTGGCGCAGGGATTCCATCCACTCGCCGAAAAATTGAGCAGACTTGGGGAGTTCGCGCCTACGACCACTGCGGCATGACTGAGATGGGAGCCGTGGGATTCGAGTGCCAACACCAACTCGGCCCGCACGTCAATGAAGCGCACTTCATCCTGGAAGTCATCGATCCAAAAACAGGCAAGCAAGTCGGCGCAGGCGAGCGGGGCGAAATAGTTCTGACTAATTTGCGGCGCGCAGAGTCTCCTCTCATTCGATATCGAACAGGAGACTTGGCCGAGGCGACCTATACCCGTTGCTCATGCCGGAGAACATTTGCCCTGCTGCGCGGCGGGCTACTCGGACGCGCCGATGACATGATCACGATTCGCGGGATTAACGTCTTCCCGGCCGCCATTGAGAACATCCTGCGGCGGTTTCCAGAGATCGTCGAATTCCAGGGAGAAGTCACGCGCGAGCGGGAGATGGCGGAACTGACATTGCATCTGGAAACGGATCGTCTGAAGGATGCGCAATTGCCGGCATTCGCAGAGAAGGTCATCTCCGCTCTGCACGTCAGCTTGAACCTGCGGCCTGCGGTGAAATTCGCAGCAAGCGGAACCCTGCCGCGTGCTGAGATGAAGTCGCGGCGCTTCCGCGTGACGCCTGCAAAGTCGTGA
- the xseB gene encoding exodeoxyribonuclease VII small subunit — protein sequence MAEKSNLELTFEAGLDRLETIVRDLEQGDLQLEKALALFEEGVQVSGHCRKKLEEAESRVEILLKKGDGKVVAEPFRPGDSDSPS from the coding sequence ATGGCGGAAAAATCGAACCTGGAATTAACCTTTGAAGCTGGCCTGGATCGGCTGGAGACGATTGTGCGCGATCTGGAGCAGGGCGACCTTCAGCTCGAAAAGGCCCTCGCCCTTTTTGAAGAAGGGGTCCAAGTCTCCGGCCACTGCCGCAAGAAGCTGGAAGAAGCGGAAAGTCGCGTGGAAATCCTTCTCAAGAAAGGGGACGGTAAAGTTGTCGCAGAACCCTTCCGCCCCGGCGATAGTGACTCGCCCTCCTAG
- a CDS encoding polyprenyl synthetase family protein yields MRYSLFAGGKRLRPFLCMEASRVVADQAQPNPDIEAISSTLELIHTYSLIHDDLPALDNDDLRRGRPTCHVQFDEATAILAGDALLTLAFHVLATLPASDSEIRARLVAVLATAAGTVDGMIGGQVADLEAVSAQPTPEMVHYIHRSKTAALITAAVVMGAIAENASSTQIETLRRFGSQAGLAFQIIDDVLDVEGTSAALGKTAGKDQAQHKATFPAVYGVARSRAMAYERLSEAKEALATFGERASTLRQLADSLVIRNT; encoded by the coding sequence ATGCGCTACAGTCTGTTTGCTGGCGGAAAGCGGCTGCGGCCCTTCCTGTGCATGGAGGCCTCCCGAGTGGTCGCCGATCAGGCACAGCCGAATCCTGATATTGAAGCGATCAGTTCCACTCTTGAGCTGATCCACACCTATTCGCTCATCCATGACGACCTGCCTGCGCTGGACAACGATGACCTGAGACGGGGACGTCCTACGTGTCACGTTCAGTTCGACGAAGCCACGGCAATCCTGGCCGGCGACGCGCTTCTCACTCTTGCATTTCACGTTCTGGCTACGCTGCCCGCCTCGGATTCAGAGATTCGCGCAAGGCTGGTGGCTGTGTTGGCGACTGCCGCCGGAACCGTGGACGGCATGATTGGCGGGCAAGTGGCCGACCTGGAGGCCGTCAGCGCGCAACCCACTCCGGAGATGGTCCATTACATTCACCGTTCCAAGACTGCTGCGTTGATCACGGCAGCGGTGGTGATGGGCGCCATCGCTGAAAATGCGTCCTCCACCCAGATCGAAACCTTGCGCCGGTTCGGCTCACAGGCGGGCCTGGCCTTTCAAATCATCGATGATGTTCTGGACGTGGAAGGAACCAGCGCGGCGCTCGGCAAGACCGCAGGGAAAGATCAAGCGCAGCACAAGGCCACGTTCCCAGCAGTGTATGGAGTTGCGCGATCGCGGGCAATGGCCTACGAGCGGCTGAGTGAAGCGAAAGAAGCGTTGGCCACGTTTGGCGAGCGGGCGAGCACGTTAAGACAATTGGCCGACTCGCTGGTCATTCGTAACACCTAA
- a CDS encoding TlyA family RNA methyltransferase gives MATSSPKTRLDIALVERGLVETRQKAQALILAGKVLVNKQKISKAGAAVAQDSVVELIAPPMPYVGRGGLKMAAALDHWHIDPGGWVALDIGSSTGGFTDCLLQRGAARAIAVDAGTNQLDWRLRNNPRVRVLENTNARYLTFEQIGEQVDIVVIDVSFISVKRILPVLPAFCKDGTQLLVLVKPQFEAGREQVGKGGIVRDEAVRDAVVESVRQAVSAEGFRHLGHIACPVLGAEGNQEYLLHGIFVRSAALTTAATPAIER, from the coding sequence ATGGCAACCTCATCCCCAAAAACACGTTTGGATATCGCGCTGGTCGAGCGAGGCTTGGTAGAAACTCGCCAGAAGGCCCAGGCACTCATACTCGCCGGTAAAGTTCTGGTGAACAAGCAGAAGATTTCCAAAGCTGGAGCCGCCGTCGCCCAGGATTCCGTGGTGGAACTCATCGCGCCGCCCATGCCTTACGTGGGACGCGGCGGACTGAAGATGGCTGCGGCCCTCGATCATTGGCATATCGATCCTGGTGGGTGGGTAGCCCTCGACATCGGTTCGTCCACCGGCGGATTCACCGATTGTCTGCTGCAACGCGGCGCTGCCCGGGCGATCGCGGTGGATGCCGGTACAAACCAGTTGGATTGGCGCTTGCGCAACAACCCGCGAGTGCGAGTTCTCGAAAACACCAACGCGCGGTATCTTACATTCGAACAGATCGGTGAACAGGTGGACATTGTCGTAATCGATGTCTCGTTCATCTCGGTAAAGCGCATCTTGCCGGTGCTCCCCGCGTTCTGCAAGGATGGCACACAATTGCTGGTCCTGGTGAAGCCGCAGTTTGAGGCTGGCCGTGAGCAGGTTGGCAAGGGCGGGATCGTGCGCGATGAGGCGGTGCGGGACGCCGTCGTGGAGTCCGTCCGCCAAGCGGTTTCCGCCGAAGGTTTCCGCCATCTGGGCCACATTGCCTGTCCCGTTTTGGGTGCGGAAGGAAATCAGGAGTATTTGCTGCACGGAATATTTGTGCGCTCCGCTGCACTGACCACTGCCGCCACGCCCGCAATTGAGCGATAA
- a CDS encoding NAD(+) kinase: MSIRTVGIISKPRKQNLAEIIPALVVWLRGKELNPLFDRETAASLDTDLRNQLAVPVIARNELGAACDLVLVLGGDGTLLAAARAVRKDNVPILAVNLGNLGFLTAVTMSELYVSLEQILKQEHQIERRKMLTIEVISGEVVAATYHALNDAVMNKGAISRILDFETRVDGRFLNLFKADGLIISTPTGSTAYCLAAGGPIVHPSVDAFIITPICSHTLSNRPLVISDQSVVEVIVKTEAESVFLTVDGQVGLALHAEDRIRCRLSESHIELVRPPNKDFYEVLRSKLKWGER, translated from the coding sequence ATGTCGATACGAACCGTAGGAATCATCTCCAAACCGCGCAAGCAAAACTTGGCTGAGATCATTCCGGCTCTGGTGGTGTGGCTGCGCGGCAAAGAGCTCAACCCATTATTCGACCGCGAAACGGCGGCCAGCCTGGACACTGATCTGCGCAACCAACTCGCCGTTCCGGTGATAGCCCGCAATGAGCTGGGGGCAGCATGTGATCTAGTACTGGTCTTAGGCGGCGATGGAACTCTTCTGGCTGCGGCCCGCGCGGTCCGCAAGGACAATGTCCCGATACTTGCGGTAAACCTCGGCAATCTGGGCTTTCTCACCGCTGTTACCATGAGCGAGCTTTACGTCAGCCTCGAACAAATATTGAAACAAGAACATCAAATAGAAAGACGCAAGATGCTCACAATAGAGGTTATCAGTGGAGAGGTTGTAGCGGCTACCTATCACGCGCTGAACGATGCAGTCATGAACAAGGGCGCCATATCGCGCATCCTGGATTTTGAGACTCGGGTGGATGGCCGATTCTTGAATCTATTCAAAGCAGACGGGCTGATCATATCCACACCCACCGGGTCCACAGCCTATTGTCTGGCCGCTGGCGGACCGATTGTGCATCCGTCCGTGGATGCCTTCATCATTACGCCAATTTGCTCGCACACGCTCAGTAACCGGCCGCTGGTAATTTCTGACCAGTCGGTGGTCGAAGTGATCGTTAAGACGGAAGCTGAGTCGGTTTTCCTTACCGTGGATGGCCAAGTCGGCCTAGCGTTACATGCCGAGGACCGTATCCGCTGCAGACTGTCTGAGAGCCACATCGAACTGGTCCGGCCGCCCAACAAGGATTTCTATGAAGTGCTGCGCAGCAAGCTGAAGTGGGGGGAGCGGTAG
- a CDS encoding TonB-dependent receptor, with product MQVWSIFQELARNIGGLTARLAIWTDKGEMKMTGNRSAMNSGHWAYVLVVLMLAASTATSQLPTATILGTVKDTSGAVIPGANLTVHNTETGQTRASVSGADGAYRFSALPVGSYELRIESAGFQSEVRSGLTLAVSQEAVINVALQVGAIEQTVEVTGEAPLVNTTSGSLGGLVDEKKVAELPLNGRNYVDLAFLQPGIQPERRTGGGPVMAGQFFSSNGAPPRSNNFMLDGAIMQSSNDTSSASSTNATLGVEGIREFRVVSNAANAEYGMRMGSQLVLVSKSGTNDFHGSVFDYLRNSALDARNFFDKVTARTPRRLPAFTRNQFGGSVGGPIKSDKTFFHAVYESLRERTGQTLTFTTIPQSCRTQGSLCTSTPSFAVPVIPPVIRPLLDLYPVSNLPNDQVTFPFNQPSDEHYGQARVDQNFSSDDSLFVRYTADSAERLLAPGLDGFASTRPSRSQFGTISETHIFSPAVLNTFRYSYSRTKLASENPTSEGAQYAFVPGQGLGTINPGSGVSTIGNGTDASTTIQNVFTWSDDLFYARGAHSFKFGTLINRFQPWLKTGTNVRGVIRFANLQTFLQGNTNNVTAVTPGSIVDRTYRYTTYGFYAQDDWRATSTLTLNLGLRYEFHSNFVERFNQGAALRDLVSDRDTTVGDVFINPSLRNFSPRFGFAWDVRGDGKTAVRGGFGLLYDVAGGFMAGLKISTVATPPFSSQSTVSVTQPLTLPLTYPADAVGRGLRLQDYHMQQPHLLSYNLTVERQLPFGMGVTAAYAASRAINILQAKEGNPTVPLGVPQAGACVARPAGTAYVLNSPKCWLGIGIDPRTNPNWTNIELVTAGTSSWYNSLQLSLQKRLSQGLQFQSSFTWSKALDEGQQVIVGDTSDYPSDPTDRRVDKGPAGFDIRGNWRFNAIYRIPEIASGWKGKLLNGWWTSGIWSVQSGFALTPDLTSNRSRSNNNNAFGGPSDRPDILPGRNNENITRGTTAGCTGVAAGQKLGTPDLYFDPCAFAVQAAGFLGNSGKGILRGPGTNNLDFSLVKDTALGLLGESGKLEFRTEVFNILNRTTFDLPAVTLFAGSTAATGTGANLLAGGESALSTAGRINGTRTTSRQIQLSLKLLF from the coding sequence ATGCAGGTTTGGTCTATTTTTCAGGAGCTCGCAAGGAACATCGGGGGCCTTACGGCTCGTTTAGCAATCTGGACTGACAAAGGAGAAATGAAAATGACTGGGAATCGAAGCGCCATGAATAGTGGACATTGGGCATACGTCCTTGTTGTATTGATGCTGGCGGCCAGCACGGCCACAAGCCAGCTCCCGACAGCAACCATTCTGGGAACCGTGAAAGATACCAGCGGCGCAGTGATCCCCGGCGCTAATCTCACCGTCCACAACACGGAGACAGGACAGACACGCGCCAGTGTTTCCGGCGCAGATGGCGCTTATAGATTCTCCGCATTGCCGGTAGGCAGCTACGAGCTGCGTATCGAGAGCGCGGGCTTCCAGTCCGAAGTCCGCAGTGGTCTGACGTTGGCTGTGAGCCAGGAAGCTGTGATTAATGTGGCACTGCAAGTAGGCGCCATTGAGCAGACGGTTGAAGTAACCGGTGAGGCCCCCCTGGTGAATACCACCAGCGGCTCGCTCGGCGGACTGGTGGATGAGAAGAAAGTTGCCGAGCTACCGCTGAATGGTCGCAACTATGTGGACCTTGCCTTTCTGCAACCCGGTATTCAGCCGGAACGTCGGACGGGCGGGGGACCGGTGATGGCCGGGCAGTTCTTCAGCAGCAATGGAGCGCCGCCGCGCTCGAATAACTTCATGCTGGACGGCGCGATCATGCAATCCAGCAACGACACCAGCTCGGCCTCCAGCACCAACGCCACTCTTGGGGTAGAAGGCATTCGCGAGTTTCGCGTGGTCTCCAACGCCGCCAACGCCGAATATGGAATGCGCATGGGCAGCCAACTGGTGCTGGTCAGCAAGAGCGGCACCAACGATTTTCATGGCTCGGTGTTTGATTATCTTCGCAATAGCGCGCTGGATGCCCGCAACTTTTTCGATAAAGTGACGGCCCGCACCCCGCGCCGCCTGCCCGCGTTCACCCGCAACCAGTTCGGCGGCTCAGTCGGCGGGCCCATTAAGAGCGACAAGACTTTTTTCCACGCCGTATATGAAAGCCTGCGCGAGCGCACCGGCCAGACGCTGACTTTCACAACCATTCCGCAGTCCTGCCGCACGCAGGGTTCGCTATGCACAAGTACTCCCTCATTTGCCGTACCCGTTATCCCACCGGTCATTCGTCCGTTGCTGGATCTCTATCCTGTGTCCAACCTGCCCAATGATCAGGTCACCTTCCCGTTCAATCAGCCGAGCGACGAGCACTACGGCCAGGCGCGTGTGGACCAGAATTTTTCCTCCGACGACAGCTTGTTTGTCCGCTATACGGCGGACAGCGCCGAGCGTCTGCTGGCACCTGGATTGGACGGTTTTGCCAGCACCCGGCCAAGCCGCTCACAGTTCGGAACGATCTCCGAGACACACATCTTCTCGCCCGCCGTGTTGAACACCTTCCGCTACTCGTACAGCCGAACCAAGCTGGCATCAGAGAATCCGACCTCGGAGGGAGCGCAGTACGCCTTTGTCCCCGGACAAGGGTTGGGAACGATCAATCCCGGCTCTGGCGTGTCAACTATTGGCAACGGCACGGACGCCAGCACCACCATCCAGAATGTGTTCACATGGAGCGATGACTTGTTTTACGCTCGCGGCGCGCACTCATTCAAGTTTGGCACGCTGATCAACCGCTTTCAGCCCTGGCTCAAAACCGGAACCAATGTGCGCGGCGTGATCCGCTTCGCCAATCTGCAAACCTTCCTGCAAGGTAATACCAACAACGTAACTGCCGTGACGCCCGGTTCGATTGTGGACCGCACCTACCGTTACACCACGTATGGTTTCTACGCGCAGGATGACTGGCGCGCGACTTCCACGCTGACCTTGAACCTGGGATTGCGCTACGAGTTCCACTCCAACTTTGTCGAGCGCTTCAATCAGGGTGCGGCGCTGCGCGACCTGGTCTCCGACCGGGACACCACCGTGGGCGATGTTTTTATCAACCCGTCACTCAGGAATTTCAGCCCGCGCTTCGGCTTTGCCTGGGACGTGCGCGGCGATGGCAAGACAGCGGTGCGCGGCGGCTTCGGCTTGCTCTACGATGTCGCCGGCGGATTCATGGCGGGACTGAAGATCTCGACCGTGGCCACCCCACCGTTCTCCAGCCAGAGCACGGTAAGTGTTACGCAGCCGCTCACGCTGCCCCTGACCTACCCAGCCGATGCTGTGGGCCGCGGCCTGCGCCTTCAGGACTACCACATGCAGCAGCCGCATCTGCTCTCCTACAACCTCACGGTGGAGCGCCAACTGCCTTTCGGCATGGGAGTGACTGCCGCCTACGCCGCCTCGCGCGCCATCAACATCCTGCAAGCCAAGGAAGGCAACCCGACCGTGCCGCTAGGTGTTCCACAAGCTGGGGCCTGCGTTGCACGCCCGGCGGGCACCGCGTATGTTCTCAACTCACCGAAGTGCTGGCTGGGCATCGGCATTGATCCCAGAACCAATCCCAACTGGACCAACATCGAGTTGGTAACCGCGGGCACCAGTTCCTGGTACAACTCCTTGCAACTCTCTCTGCAGAAACGGCTCAGCCAGGGACTGCAATTCCAAAGTTCCTTTACCTGGTCGAAGGCGCTTGATGAAGGGCAGCAGGTGATCGTCGGCGACACCAGCGATTATCCTTCAGACCCCACCGATCGCCGTGTAGATAAAGGCCCTGCTGGCTTTGATATTCGCGGCAACTGGCGCTTCAATGCCATTTATCGGATTCCAGAGATCGCCAGCGGCTGGAAAGGCAAGCTGCTAAATGGCTGGTGGACCAGTGGCATCTGGAGCGTGCAGTCGGGCTTCGCGCTGACGCCGGACCTGACTTCCAACCGCTCGCGCTCCAACAACAACAACGCCTTTGGAGGACCGAGCGACCGGCCTGATATTCTCCCTGGGCGCAACAATGAAAACATCACCAGGGGAACGACCGCGGGCTGCACCGGTGTAGCCGCCGGACAGAAACTAGGCACCCCGGACCTTTACTTCGATCCCTGTGCTTTCGCGGTGCAGGCCGCGGGATTTCTGGGCAACTCCGGCAAGGGCATCCTGCGCGGACCGGGCACCAACAACCTGGATTTCTCACTGGTCAAGGACACCGCGCTAGGCTTGCTGGGCGAGTCGGGCAAACTGGAGTTCCGCACAGAGGTTTTCAATATCCTCAACCGCACCACCTTTGACCTGCCGGCCGTAACCCTCTTTGCCGGCAGCACGGCAGCGACAGGCACCGGGGCCAACCTGCTGGCAGGCGGTGAGTCCGCTCTGAGCACCGCGGGGCGTATCAACGGAACGCGCACCACGTCGCGGCAGATTCAACTGTCCCTGAAACTGCTGTTCTAG
- a CDS encoding molybdenum-binding protein, translated as MKFGARNNLQGKVTSVKKGDIMSLVKFRVSKPGELASVLTTESVEELQLKKGDEVLLVIKAIHVLPVKE; from the coding sequence ATGAAGTTTGGAGCAAGGAATAATCTGCAAGGTAAAGTTACATCCGTGAAGAAGGGCGACATCATGTCGCTGGTGAAGTTCAGGGTATCGAAACCAGGCGAGTTGGCTTCCGTACTGACCACCGAGTCGGTGGAAGAGTTGCAGCTCAAGAAGGGCGACGAAGTGTTGCTGGTGATCAAAGCGATCCATGTGTTGCCCGTAAAGGAATAA